A portion of the Tamandua tetradactyla isolate mTamTet1 chromosome 16, mTamTet1.pri, whole genome shotgun sequence genome contains these proteins:
- the LOC143659139 gene encoding cytochrome P450 2A13-like, which translates to MLASGLLLVALLAFLSVMVLMSVWRQRKFWGKLPPGPTPLPFIGNYLQLNTEQIYNSLIKLGERYGPVFTVHLGTRRIVVLCGQEAVKEALVDQAEEFSGRGEQATFNWLFKGYGVVFSNGERAKQLRRFSITTLRDFGFGKRGIEERIQEEAGFLLEAFRDTRGAFTDPTFFLSRAVSNVISSIVFGDRFDYEDKEFLSLLRMMLGSFQFTATSMGQLYEMFYPVMKYLPGPQQQAFKDLQGLEDFIAKKVERNQRTLDPNSPRDFIDSFLIRMQQEQKNPDTEFFLKNLVLTTLNLFFAGTETVSTTLRYGFLLLMKHPDVEAKVHEEIDRVIGKNRQPKFEDRAKMPYTEAMIHEIQRFGDMLPMSVARRVTKDTKFRDFLIPKGTEVFPMLGSVLRDPKFFSNPRDFNPQHFLDEKGQFKKNDAFVPFSIGKRNCFGEGLARMELFLFLTAIMQNFRFKSPQSPQDIDVSPKHVGFATIPRSYTMSFLPR; encoded by the exons ATGCTGGCCTCAGGGCTGCTTCTGGTGGCTCTGCTGGCCTTCCTGAGTGTGATGGTCTTGATGTCTGTCTGGAGGCAGAGGAAGTTCTGGGGGAAGTTGCCTCCCGGGCCCACCCCATTGCCGTTCATCGGGAACTACCTGCAGCTGAACACAGAGCAGATCTACAATTCCCTCATAAAG CTCGGAGAGCGCTATGGTCCCGTGTTCACGGTTCACCTGGGGACCCGGCGGATCGTGGTGCTATGCGGACAGGAGGCTGTGAAGGAGGCTCTGGTGGACCAGGCTGAGGAATTCAGCGGGAGAGGGGAGCAGGCCACCTTCAACTGGCTCTTCAAAGGCTATG GCGTGGTGTTCAGCAACGGCGAGCGCGCCAAGCAGCTCCGGCGCTTCTCCATCACCACGCTGCGGGATTTCGGCTTCGGCAAGCGCGGCATCGAGGAGCGCATCCAGGAGGAGGCGGGCTTCCTCCTCGAAGCCTTCCGGGACACGCGCG GCGCCTTCACAGATCCCACCTTCTTCCTGAGCCGCGCAGTCTCCAACGTCATCAGCTCTATCGTTTTCGGAGACCGCTTCGACTACGAGGACAAAGAGTTCCTGTCATTGCTGCGTATGATGCTGGGAAGCTTCCAGTTCACCGCAACGTCCATGGGGCAG ctctaTGAGATGTTCTACCCGGTGATGAAATACCTGCCGGGACCTCAGCAACAGGCCTTCAAGGACCTGCAGGGGCTGGAGGACTTCATAGCCAAGAAGGTGGAGAGGAACCAGCGCACACTGGACCCAAACTCCCCACGGGACTTCATTGATTCCTTCCTCATCCGCATGCAGCAG GAGCAGAAGAACCCCGACACGGAGTTCTTCTTAAAGAACCTGGTGTTGACCACGCTGAACCTCTTCTTTGCGGGCACCGAGACCGTCAGCACCACCCTGCGCTATGGCTTCCTGCTGCTCATGAAGCACCCGGATGTGGAGG CCAAGGTCCATGAGGAGATTGACCGGGTGATCGGCAAGAACCGTCAGCCCAAGTTTGAGGACCGGGCGAAGATGCCCTACACAGAGGCAATGATCCACGAGATCCAGAGATTCGGAGACATGCTCCCCATGAGCGTGGCCCGTAGGGTCACCAAGGATACAAAGTTTCGGGACTTCCTCATCCCCAAG GGCACCGAAGTATTCCCCATGCTGGGCTCTGTGCTGAGAGACCCCAAGTTCTTCTCCAACCCTAGAGATTTCAACCCCCAGCACTTCCTGGATGAGAAGGGGCAGTTTAAGAAGAATGATGCCTTCGTGCCTTTCTCCATCG GAAAGCGGAACTGTTTTGGGGAAGGCCTGGCTCGAATGgagctctttcttttcctcactgCCATCATGCAGAACTTCCGCTTCAAGTCCCCGCAGTCACCCCAGGATATTGACGTGTCCCCCAAACACGTGGGCTTTGCCACCATCCCAAGAAGCTACACCATGAGCTTCCTGCCTCGCTGA